The nucleotide sequence GTAAGACCTCACGCCGCGGGTGGCATAACACATCTCTTCCATGCTGGACTAGACCAAATGAATAAACTAAAGCAATGCATTTTCATCTAGTTCAGCATAGAAGGATATGTGCTAGGCCACTCACAATGTGATGACAAACTTGGTGGGAAGGGAGTGAGGACCAATatgctgcatttttttcaatCTGGCTATTGGAATCTTGGGATCGGATCTTTTCCATGAAAGCGACCAATGTCAATCTCAGACCATTTTAGGGTTTAACTCCCGTTTCACACACTACTACAAGAAATTAATTAAGATCAGGGAAAAATGATAGTCAGGGATTGTTTGTGCATTGGGATTTTGGAGAGAAAGGAAAAGTGTGTAGTATCAAAATTTGAAGTTTTACACTACAAAGTACAAAcccttcctttctctctctcttctcctctaaaagtaaaatcacAACTCACAAACAATCCCTGTAAGCGTCTAAATTAAAAGACCTCACTGTCCGATATGTGATACCCCATAGTTTATGTCACCTGAGACCTGACCTTCTGAAGCAACAGTATCGGAACTGTCGTGAGTCCTTTGATATTGAGAGCGTGTAGTGAGGAGGTTGTAGATGTCCTTATAGTAGGATATCACTGCTACCAATAATATAGTCACATTGACAATGATGAAGCACCATAACTGAGCAGCCACTACCCACAAGATGGCTTCGAAAGCAATCACAGAGGAAAAAATCAAGAGACTAGCAGTTACCAGGCTGGGATTGGCTGCTCTTGCAATCATAGAGCAGATGGTAGCAACATGGTAAACCAACATTGCTGCCCAGTGTTCTTCATAAGGATTGGCCAGTAACAATTTGCGCATTGCTCCAGCTGCATCTTCAAGCAATTTGGCAACCTTGTGGAAGATGACATATGCGTTACTTGAATTTCCACTGAAAAATTAATGAATTGCATGTCAGTGGTACTCAGAATTTGTGAGAACATCTATCATTAACTCATAATCAAAATTGTTTATATTATTATACTCAAAtatcaaattaattttatttttttaaacaaaaattactTAAAAAACACCTCTTAAAAACCTATTCAAAAAAACCCATTATACTGAATTTTATTTAGAATATATTAACATTCTCTTttcggattttttatttaaataaaaaatttaattatttactcaaataaaatatactaaaaggcagacaaaaaaaactaattaacAACATAAAATCATTTTTTTTGGTAACTACAACATAAAATCATTTCAAATTAGGTAACTAGGGCCATAAACTCAAACCGTAGTTTATCCTACTTTAAcctaatataaaatatatcaaattatcaaCGTTAAATTCTGCGGTAGGTTCTTACATTTTCAATGAAATTACAAATTGATCTCTAcattttaaaagtttgtaattgagtcttaaaaaaaatttaaatttataatttagtctTCATCGGTCAAAAAATATTGATTTAACATAATATTATTCTGAAAATATTCTATTAAAATAAGGAATATGTTAAAAATATTCTATTAAATCAAATACTTTTTGAATGACAAAAActaaattgtaaattttaattatctttagaaACGTAACATACTTTTAAAATATAAGGATCACTTTATAATTTTACTGAAAATGTAGGATAACAGTATAATTTACCCAATTATCAATGCATGACAAAACCTTAAAATTTTGaactaatgatttttttttttttcttggtgtcTTGAACTAGTTATTTgacccatcaatgatagagactTCGCTCGacaaagtttaaaaaaaaaaaagttggttccaaaaaggtaaaaataataaaattttaaaaataaacagACTAAGTTAATTACTTAACCCAATGAGTTAGTCGGGTTTCCGTAAATTCTTTTGGTCTTGGGGTTTTTGGACTTTAACGAGTTAAAGGCCATTGTTGTCTGTTACGTTCTTTTCAACCTATCTACTGTGTTTTAGCCCAAAAGATGAAAAAATGAGTAACTTAAGTAGTTTTCCAATGCCCTGACCAAAAACAAAGTAATTTTcctatatatataagaaaaaaaggAAGTAGTTTTCCTACTTTCATTTGTCAACAACATTAATCGGTgaaaccaaaaacaaaaacaaaaaccaaCATTAATTGGCCCTCTACTCCTCTTAACATTGACTGCCAGACTCATAGAGCTATGGCTTTGTAAAGCACTTGGTAAGGTTAAGGTTGTTGAAATGTTTGATACTTGTTAACAAACTGAAGAATTGAGATTTAGTATTGTATTCGATGGTTAGCGATTGAAATTTTTGTCCCAAAATTTTAGTTCTTTCAGTATTTCTAGAAAATGGAGATAGAAATGACTAAAATTTTAGAGGCaaaagactgaaattttaataatatttatcaaaaatatttttatttaattttttaaattctaaatttataatttaatctctatatttattttaaattaaatataatattaaaatataatttaatttaatatattttatattaaatataatataaaaatttaatttaatttcattttttcaaTCNNNNNNNNNNNNNNNNNNNNNNNNNNNNNNNNNNNNNNNNNNNNNNNNNNNNNNNNNNNNNNNNNNNNNNNNNNNNNNNNNNNNNNNNNNNNNNNNNNNNNNNNNNNNNNNNNNNNNNNNNNNNNNNNNNNNNNNNNNNNNNNNNNNNNNNNNNNNNNNNNNNNNNNNNNNNNNNNNNNNNNNNNNNNNNNNNNNNNNNNNNNNNNNNNNNNNNNNNNNNNNNNNNNNNNNNNNNNNNNNNNNNNNNNNNNNNNNNNNNNNNNNNNNNNNNNNNNNNNNNNNNNNNNNNNNNNNNNNNNNNNNNNNNNNNNNNNNNNNNNNNNNNNNNNNNNNNNNNNNNNNNNNNNNNNNNNNNNNNNNNNNNNNNNNNNNNNNNNNNNNNNNNNNNNNNNNNNNNNNNNNNNNNNNNNNNNNNNNNNNNNNNNNNNNNNNNNNNNNNNNNNNNNNNNNNNNNNNNNNNNNNNNNNNNNNNNNNNNNNNNNNNNNNNNNNNNNNNNNNNNNNNNNNNNNNNNNNNNNNNNNNNNNNNNNNNNNNNNNNNNNNNNNNNNNNNNNNNNNNNNNNNNNNNNNNNNNNNNNNNNNNNNNNNNNNNNNNNNNNNNNNNNNNNNNNNNNNNNNNNNNNNNNNNNNNNNNNNNNNNNNNNNNNNNNNNNNNNNNNNNNNNNNNNNNNNNNNNNNNNNNNNNNNNNNNNNNNNNNNNNNNNNNNNNNNNNNNNNNNNNNNNNNNNNNNNNNNNNNNNNNNNNNNNNNNNNNNNNNNNNNNNNNNNNNNNNNNNNNNNNNNNNNNNNNNNNNNNNNNNNNNNNNNNNNNNNNNNNNNNNNNNNNNNNNNNNNNNNNNNNNNNNNNNNNNNNNNNNNNNNNNNNNNNNNNNNNNNNNNNNNNNNNNNNNNNNNNNNNNNNNNNNNNNNNNNNNNNNNNNNNNNNNNNNNNNNNNNNNNNNNNNNNNNNNNNNNNNNNNNNNNNNNNNNNNNNNNNNNNNNNNNNNNNNNNNNNNNNNNNNNNNNNNNNNNNNNNNNNNNNNNNNNNNNNNNNNNNNNNNNNNNNNNNNNNNNNNNNNNNNNNNNNNNNNNNNNNNNNNNNNNNNNNNNNNNNNNNNNNNNNNNNNNNNNNNNNNNNNNNNNNNNNNNNNNNNNNNNNNNNNNNNNNNNNNNNNNNNNNNNNNNNNNNNNNNNNNNNNNNNNNNNNNNNNNNNNNNNNNNNNNNNNNNNNNNNNNNNNNNNNAACTCAACAATATATTTTATACCAAATATAATATAAAGACTTAATTTAATCTCAATTTTTCTTCTGAAAACAATCTTAGTGAATACTTATATATAAGATCGTATGAATggacaaaattatttttaaacaaaCAAATATGTGTATTAAAGTTTATTGATTTATCACAACTAAGTTAAGGGTATCATGAAAAAAATACATTCAAAATGAATTATTATTTTGAAATAtcattttttaaaagttttgggCAAGTATTTTTGAAATAGATATGTGATTTCATAATTAACGGAGCTGATACAAGATTATTAAAATTGACATTCACCATTAGCTTAATTAGATTGTTTGTGAGAAAATAAAAGCTGTAAATAGTGATAATGgatcttctcaattttttttcataattgagagagtaaagtgtgatctctcaccattaattttataagtgagatcaaaaataaatataaaaaaaataataaaagataaaaaattacacttcacactctcaatttttttaaacaattgaGAGGATATATTCCCATAAACAGCAATTAGAGGCTGTCAGGATAGTTTAGGTGGGAGTAATGTACTAATGACACACTGAACAACGTCGAAGTCATCTTTTCTAGGGAAAAAAAAGGCTTGGCAAGAATTAAAGCCGGTAAGGTATTTGGTACATTATTATTAAGCAGTAACAATCCGTAGTAGACATGGCCGTCTTGTGCACCTACAACGTGTGCAATGAATGATTAAAAAGCGTTTAGAAATGTTACgatcaaaatttattttagaaaaagtcAAAGGAACTAATTAGAGGGTAGTCAATTTGGAGTAAACTAgttaaaaaaaagttttatttttattttaaaatttaaaaaattaagatagtagaagttaatttttttaataaatttacttTTTAATTAATTGACTCTAAATTAGCTGTCCCTAATTAGTTTCCTAATGGGATCGTTTATTTTAATAGATTGGCCAAAATTATTGTTGTTCATGTTTCCTTTCGCCTTTTTGAACTAACTAAAATATTTCATTCAGTCATTTTAATGTATTTAATTACTTTCATCAGTTACTTTTTCATAACTATTATATTGCTATGTATTAATTTCCTCTATTTTTTTAATCAACTATACCAATATTAGAAGCAACTCATACGCCTGCTTTCAAATATCTCGAACTAGgagtatttaaatttaaatcgatataaattaAACCGTTTAATTTAGAAGGATAGGTCAGGTTAAAGATCCTCGAGTTTGGAACCGAGAAGAGTATCGACGTTTAGAGCACGATTCATACTCAATATTTGTGGATAATCTTCCAGAAGACATTTCCAAGAGGGAGCTGTTCGAACTGTTCAATTGGACTGGTCGCATAAACGACATATACTTATCAAGGAAACAAAAACATGGTGGCTTATACATTTTTGCGTTCATACGGTATACTACGAAAGGAGGAGCTTTGAAAGCTATAGCAGACATGAATCGGATGCGGTTGAGAGGGAAAGTAGTATTCGTGGGGGAGGCTAAATATCGGAGAACGTCCGCTGTGAAGGAAATGAACAGTGTGCAGCCACGAGGCCAGCAACCACCAGAAGGAGAAGAGAAGCAGAAAGCTCCAGCGGTCGCTGCTACAGATCTAACTAAGGAGAAAACACTCCATGATCCGCACAAGAATGGGTGGACAAAAAAGGTGGAAGTGGGGGTGGCGACAGAAAACTTGGTCTGGTTACAGAGAAGCCTAGTAGGTGGAACGACGAAAGCCATTGACTATAGATCTTTGAAGGAATTAGTTGCGAACAATTTTCCTCAAGTCATCCAGGTGCGAGAAATGGGAGCATATAAAGTGCTGTTGACCTTTGACAGTTTGTTGAATGCGGAGGAGGCTTACACATTCAAAATGAATAGTCTGCTACAGTTGTTCCATAGGGTATGGAGATGGGATGAATCGGAGAAGAGTGAAACTCGAAGAGTTTGGTTGGAATGCTTTGGGGTTCCGTTGCATGCATGGTCCGTGGATACTTTTAGTATAATAGGAAACCAATGGGGTGAGGTGGTTGGATGCGATGAAGTAACGAAATCATGCCAGTCCTTTAGTGTTGGCCGAATCCAAATTGATACCTGTGTGTTAGACGTGATCAATGAATGGGTCCATATCACGATTGGCACCAGTGGCTTTGACGTGTTGGTAAAAGAAGTGGGACGTGAAACGTTTGGGGTGAATTGTCAGGTAGGAATAGTGGAAGGTGAAGCAGTCAGTTGTGAACAACAGGAGAATATACGTGCAAGAGCTTGTGATGACGCAGTTAGGTGGTCGGAAAACTCAATAAATTTGACGAACTGTATAGATCAGGCTGCAGAAGTGATAATGGAGAGACAGCGTGAGGAGGTTGAAGACAAGGACAGATTGGTAATTTCAGAAACAATTTTGAACGAATGGAATTATGAATATTTAAGTCCCGATCAAATGAAATTAGTAACATATTATCCTCATAATTCTGGCATTCATGGTTCAGCTAATTTACTGGGATATGAGGAGAGTACAAAAGGGGATTCAGAAGTAACGGTTTCCTGGAATTATTGCTGCAAGAATATTGGGCTAGCAAAGGAATATACAAAGCCTACAAGCAAAAAAATAAACCATGGGCCCAGCGAAGATACAATCAGCAGCAATCCTTTGTTGGGCCACGAACCACAAGCCAATGCACTGCAACATGATGGAGGCACGGGTACTGCTACTGGGCCGGGTTGCATGGGAACGGGTCAGTTTGGGATTGCTTCGCAGCGTGGAAACGCGATGCTCCCTGCTGCAGCCGCGCACGAGATACTCCCCATCGTGGGAGGCAGGGGACCCAGGCCACGGCCACGTCCTGAAGTTGGGGGATGCGACGAGTCGGCGGGTAGGGCAGGTCCGAAGCAGCGGCGAGGAACCGGGATGGAAGGCGGCGGTGATGGGCTAATGACGAGACCGACGCTCCCCATAGAGGCCGAACCATGCGAATCAGCTGGGGAATCCGACTCTGATAATAGGCGAAGAAAGTTCAGTAGCAGAAGAGATTTGGTAATGGAGGAAGGATGCAGTAAACTAATAGTTGGTGGGATGTCTGAACGGGCCCGAGGGTCTAAGGATAGAGATGACGGACAGAATAATGGACACTGTAATGGTGCTTCTTATGGGAACAGTGACGGAGTGCAACAAAATGACTGTAAAGCGCCTGAATTTGAAGCGACTTGCCACCGAACTTTACCAAAGTTTCAGGACCGAAATGAACTCAGTGATGATAAGGATAGTAAGGAGGACAGAATGCTTGCAAATGACAATGAAGTCAGTGATAATGAGAGTTCAAAATTGAAGGAACAGTTGATAGAAAACAAAAGGGTTTGGGAATTGGCAAAGGAGTCAGGAGCCGAACTATATGATGAAGAAGAGGATATTATGGCAGTACTTCAACAACAGAATGAAGAAATAGCTCGGAAAAAAAGACTGGCAAAACAGAAGGCAAAAGCTAGAAGAAGCAGACCCAAAACACAAAAAAAGGTGTGCAGTATTTATTTAAAATGATTATTAgttcttggaatgttagggggttgaGGGGTGACGGGAAGCTGAGAATGGTGAAGGACctgaaaagaaaatatagattaaacATGCTAGGTTTGGTAGAGACTAAAAGACCATCTGTGACTAGATTTGATATTTCAAGTATATGGGGGGATAGTTGTGTTGGTTGGGAATATGTTGAGGCTACTGGTGCATCTGGCGGGTTGTTGCTAATATGGGATGAGGGCTTTTTTGATGTTAGAAATTGCTATAAAAGTGAGAGATGGTTGTGTGTTGAAGGAACTCTGTTGCAGAATAATTTTAATTGTGCTTTTATATTAGTTTATGGTGCACACGCTAGAGATGAGAAGCTTGTTGTGTGGGAGGAGCTGAGTTACATAGCTGGTCTATGCCAGGTTCCCTGTTGTTTCATAGGGGACTTTAATGAGATTCTACATGTTGAAGAAAGGAGAGGTACCGATAGCTTGTCTTTGTCGGCGGAGGATTTCAAGAACTGGATACAAGACATGGGTTTAGTGGATTTGCCGATTACTGACCGTAAGTTCACCTGGTTCAGAGGACGTTCTTGTAGCCGTATTGATAGGGCCTTGATTAGTTTGGAGTGGTTAGAAAAATTCCCGGAGACTCGATTACGAGGTGGTCCAAGGGGACTGTCAGACCATTGTCCTCTTATAGTGGAAGATAAGAGATTGAGAGATGGACCTAGACCGTTCAGAAGCCTAGACTCGTGGTTTACACATGAAGGTTTCTTAAGAATGGTAAAGGAGGAATGGAGAGGGTTACAAGAGATGCAATTCACGGATAAGCTGAAGGCTTTGGCAGGTCCTTTGAGAAGATGGCATAAAGACAAGTTTGGAGATATGGACAACAAAATTTTGATGTTGGAGGAAGAGATTAAGAAAATTGATGACATGGTGGGTGATGGAGCTTATGATGAAACGGTGGAGGCAAGAAGGAAAGCGCTTGTGACATGTTGTTCGAAGTGGTACGTTAGAAAAGAGttacattggaagcagatgtcgcgCTCAAGACATGCCAAGGAAATAGATAAAAACACAAGGTACTTCCATAACATAGCTTCGGCGAGAAGGAGAAACAACAGGGTTGATGTATTGGTTATTAATGGAAGATTGATAAGGAATCAAGCTAGAATCAAGATTGCAATAAGGGACTTCTACAAAGACTTGTACCACCAGGAGAAGTCGCCGTTGGTGAGGTTTAGAGACGGTCTGGTGGAGAAGATCAGTGAGGCTGATGCTTTGGCTTTGGAGATACAGCCGACCTCTGAAGAGGTTAGAGAAGCAGTGTGGGATTGTGAATCATCAAAGGCTCCTGGCTGTGACGGCtacaacatgaacttcataaagaagTGCTGGGATGAAATTGGTTCTGAGTTCACGGGAGCGGTGTTGGGCTTTTTCCAGTCCTCCAGGTTACCGGCGGGTACTAATCTCACTTGGGTTGCTTTGGCTCCTAAGTTTACTGGAGCAAAGGAAATCAAGGACCTTAGGCCTATCAGTATGGTCGGGTGTGTATACAAAGTCATTTCTAAGATGCTGGTTAGGAGAATGCGAACAATAATGCCACGGCTTGTAGGTGAGACACAGAGTGCTTTTGTTAAGGGCCGGAAAATTCATGACGGGGCTCTTATTGCTTGCGAAACTGTTCAATGGCTTAAACTGAGAAGAAAGGAAGCGGTGATAATAAAGTTAGACTTCCAGAAGGCATATGATAGAGTAAAGTGGAGCTTCGTGGATTTTGTTTTACAGAAAATGGGGTTTGGAAGAAGGTGGAGGGGGTGGGTTATGGAGTGCGTCAGTACTTGCTCTATGTCTGTCTTGATAAACGGTTCACCATCCAAGCCGTTTAAGATGGAAAGAGGTCTACGACAAGGTGACCCGCTGTCTCCCTTTCTGTTTGTCCTTGTCGTTGATGTGCTACATAGGATGCTTGGGGAGGCGGTTAGAAACAGACGCATATCTCCACTACTGATAGGTAGAGATCAGGTTGAGCTGTCGCATTTACAGTTCGCGGATGATACCATTCTGTTCTGTCCTCCAGAGGAAGAGACAATTAAGAACTACAGGAGGATTCTTCGATGTTTTGAGCTGATGTCGGGGTTAAGCATCAACTTTGATAAATCTAGTTTGATCCCTATTAACTGTGATGCTCAGTGGGTTCAGCGTATGTGCTGCGTGCTGGGTTGCAAGGAAGCTTCCCTTCCAGTGAAATACTTAGGGATATCGCTAGGAGCTAATccaaggttggtgaagacttggaagccAATCATTGACAAAGTGGAGGAAAAACTCAGCCTTTGGAAAGCCAAAGTCCTTAATAAAGCCGGTAAGTTGGTGCTCATTAAATCTGTACTAAATAGCCTCCCTGTATATTATTTAAGCCTGTATAAGATGCCGAAGGCTGTTGCGGAGAAGCTTATTTCCTTACAGAGAAGATTTctatggagtaaggaggatggtaGGAATGGTATGGCTCTGGTCAAGTGGGAGGTGGTGCAGGCGCCTAAAAAGCTTGGTGGGCTGGGTGTTGGGGATGCCATGCTGCGAAACACAGCCCTTctttttaagtggtggtggcgcttttcaaaggaggattgtcCGCTGTGGAAGAAGGTGGTTTGTGCTTGTAATAACCTGGACCCAAGTATGCTGTTGTCCTCTCAAGATTTACCCATTAAGGGGGTCCTTGGAAGGATATCTGCCAGATACAGTTCAAGAATCAGCAAGTAAGACAAAAGATGATTACTGGGTTAGCTATGGAGGTGGGTGATGGAAGAGGGACTCGATTCTGGGAGGATGTCTGGTTACGTGGTGGTGCTCTGAAAGATCAGTTTCCGAGGCTTttctcagtttcaaaccaaagaggATCTGTTATAGGGGATTGCGGGTTTTGGGATGGGGCTGGGTGGATATGGAATTTCCAATGGAGGCGAGagctattccaatgggagttgaaTCTAGTGAACCAGTTGCATGATGTATTAAGGCTGGTCAAGTTGGATTATGGCAGTGAGGATAGAGTTGTATGGAAATTTGATAAACAAGGGGTcttttctactaactctttttTGCAGGTACTACAGGAGGACATCATTCCGGAGGACATAACAAGCTACAACTTTACAAAGACAATCTGGAAAGGTTTAGTTCCACCAAGAGTTGAACTGTTTGTCTGGTTTGTGTTGACTGGTAGGGTCAATACGAAGGAAAGGCTGAGTCGGTTGGGAGTTATTCACCACGAAGATGTTGTATGTGTGTTTTGTAACAAGAGTATTGAATATGGTCACCACTTGTTCCTTGGTTGTGATTTCACTTGGCAGGTTTGGTGTGCTTGGTTATCATTTGTTGGGAGGCTATGGTCTTGCCCGGGGACGTTGAAAGAACATTTCATAAGTTGGACTGAGATATCAGCTAGCAAGGTGGAGCGCAAGAGGTGGTTGATGGGATTTTGTGCGATTATATGGAACATATGGCTAGAAAGGAACCGAAGAATTTTTCAGAATAAAGGAAAAGGGGTTGACGAGGTCATTCATATGTCTTTCATGAACTATAAGGAGTGGTTAGGTGTAGAccctttttgttgttgatggcaatgccggagatggcaatgccggagatgacaaggGGATAAGCATTAGTGTTGCTAGGAGTACCTAGATTGCTTATGATGTTCACTGATTCTTATGTTGGTTCGCTccacttgttgtgttgagcttctctctttcaaaaaaaaattaaaccgtTTAATTTAATCCAAATCAAAATCGATTAAAATCGtactaatttaaatttgattggattttattttttgtaaattgttgaatttaatcgAATTTCGAATCTACTTTTTATAACGAATCAAATCCATTTAAAAtgtgatgttgagacttgttatatgtatttaatttttttaatttacgaaACTGTAAATCTATTCCAATCAAAATTGCTTGAAATTGGATCGGATcagattttttattagagtttaAATCGGATGAATTTTTGACTCAAAATCGATCTAAACTGCTCCGCAAACACCCCTATCTTGAACGAGACGTAAATAGAAAAACGACCATGTttcattgaaaaagaaaaaaataatatagatcCAATCTCGACTTGTCTATGTAGCAATTTATTAGTTATCTTAAATAGAATTTAAATTTGTGGcaaattaattcttaatttaaatttgttgaaATGGAAAAAAATAGTAGAATAAGATAGAAATTAAACCTATCATAATTATATTGCATTTTTTCTTATTGTTCACAGTATCTCCCGATTAATTCATTGCAGatctaaaatttatttaaattaatgggTTGTTGTACGTATAAAATGAAATTCGAATTCCAGCTATTTAAGTTAATGGATTGTTGCACGCATAAAATAAAATTCGaactttaaatatttatttaaacaaaAGAATAAACTAACCACTCAACTAATCCAAATTAATTTAATTCCTACTGCGTATTTAAATCACCTAACTCTAATCCTACTCGCATTCAAAACATCTCAACCCAACGTGAATAAAACTAATTTACTTTTACTCGAACACTATTTAATCTTTCcacatttttaatattaaatattatttatgtattattaacaaatcagattattaGTTTGGTGATACTAAATAcctataaaaaaatttaagttcaaatttctacttttatatataATTGGACATGTATATTATCCGACATCAAACCCAATCCTTTTTGTTTATTGTCAAAATTTATGTTTTTTTCAACTTTCACATTTTGAAAGGATTAAAATTTAGAGTTGAAGATGATGGCAAGATATGAAATTGTGGTAGTAATCTTAATAATGGTggtaagagaaagaaaaaaaaaagagaagaaagaaataaaaaggggacaaaatgccctaaagcaAAGTGCAGCTtaataagatcaatgcataagtgttgtgaaatgaNNNNNNNNNNNNNNNNNNNNNNNNNNNNNNNNNNNNNNNNNNNNNNNNNNNNNNNNNNNNNNNNNNNNNNNNNNNNNNNNNNNNNNNNNNNNNNNNNNNNNNNNNNNNNNNNNNNNNNNNNNNNNNNNNNNNNNNNNNNNNNNNNNNNNNNNNNNNNNNNNNNNNNNNNNNNNNNNNNNNNNNNNNNNNNNNNNNNNNNNNNNNNNNNNNNNNNNNNNNNNNNNNNNNNNNNNNNNNNNNNNNNNNNNNNNNNNNNNNNNNNNNNNNNNNNNNNNNNNNNNNNNNNNNNNNNNNNNNNNNNNNNNNNNNNNNNNNNNNNNNNNNNNNNNNNNNNNNNNNNNNNNNNNNNNNNNNNNNNNNNNNNNNNNNNNNNNNNNNNNNNNNNNNNNNNNNNNNNNNNNNNNNNNNNNNNNNNNNNNNNNNNNNNNNNNNNNNNNNNNNNNNNNNNNNNNNNNNNNNNNNNNNNNNNNNNNNNNNNNNNNNNNNNNNNNNNNNNNNNNNNNNNNNNNNNNtaataaataaaataaataaataaataatgagtTAATAAATACATTAACATCTAGTAATACACTAGTATCAATAATCAATAAATAGGTTATATTAGTGTTCTTCTGAATTGTGGGTGTTAACAGACCAAAGAAACATAATAATGAAGTCCTAATTAAAAACccttaaaagagagaaaaaaaacggCTCCCCTTTTCTCCTCTAGTCACCAAATGCTGCGCTTGTGGAGTGAGCACCGATCTCTACTCTTCTTCAAGTCTTTCGCTTGATCGCCTTAGCCTTTTGCTTGCTTGAAACTTTGACTCGGTGTCTGTATCTCTCATTCTCTGCTGATTTGGCCGGCCCAaacattatttatttgtttatctttgtATTATTTTGCCATCTTCACTTAATTAACTTTTCCGGATATGTTCCAAATCTTTAGCTG is from Arachis ipaensis cultivar K30076 chromosome B01, Araip1.1, whole genome shotgun sequence and encodes:
- the LOC110265026 gene encoding uncharacterized protein LOC110265026 — translated: MEVGDGRGTRFWEDVWLRGGALKDQFPRLFSVSNQRGSVIGDCGFWDGAGWIWNFQWRRELFQWELNLVNQLHDVLRLVKLDYGSEDRVVWKFDKQGVFSTNSFLQVLQEDIIPEDITSYNFTKTIWKGLVPPRVELFVWFVLTGRVNTKERLSRLGVIHHEDVVCVFCNKSIEYGHHLFLGCDFTWQVWCAWLSFVGRLWSCPGTLKEHFISWTEISASKVERKRWLMGFCAIIWNIWLERNRRIFQNKGKGVDEVIHMSFMNYKEWLGVDPFCC